The Vitis riparia cultivar Riparia Gloire de Montpellier isolate 1030 chromosome 10, EGFV_Vit.rip_1.0, whole genome shotgun sequence genome includes a region encoding these proteins:
- the LOC117923450 gene encoding 1-aminocyclopropane-1-carboxylate oxidase has protein sequence MESFPVINMENLNGEERAATMENIKDACENWGFFELVNHGISHELMDTVEKLTKEHYKKCMEQRFKEMVASKGLEAVQSEINDLDWESTFFLRHLPTSNMSEIPDLEEDYRKAMKEFTAHLEKLAELLLDLLCENLGLEKGYLKKAFYGSQGPSFGTKVSNYPPCPQPELIKGLRAHTDAGGIILLFQDDKVSGLQLLKDGQWIDVPPMRHSIVINLGDQLEVITNGKYKSVMHRVIAQTDGNRMSLASFYNPGSDAVIYPAPALVEKEKETSEVYPKFVFEDYMKLYAGLKFQAKEPRFEAMKAMEPTVNLGPIATV, from the exons ATGGAGAGTTTCCCAGTTATTAACATGGAGAATCTCAATGGAGAAGAGAGAGCAGCAACCATGGAGAATATCAAAGATGCTTGTGAGAACTGGGGTTTCTTTGAG TTGGTGAATCATGGGATATCCCATGAGCTGATGGACACAGTGGAGAAGTTGACAAAGGAGCATTACAAGAAGTGTATGGAGCAGAGGTTCAAGGAAATGGTGGCAAGTAAGGGTCTGGAGGCTGTTCAGTCCGAAATCAACGATTTGGACTGGGAAAGCACCTTCTTCCTCCGCCATCTTCCAACCTCCAACATGTCTGAAATCCCAGACCTTGAAGAAGATTACAG GAAGGCGATGAAGGAGTTCACCGCGCACTTGGAGAAACTCGCTGAGCTGCTTCTAGACTTGCTGTGTGAGAATCTTGGGCTAGAGAAAGGGTACCTGAAGAAGGCCTTTTACGGGTCTCAGGGGCCAAGCTTTGGCACCAAGGTCAGCAACTACCCTCCATGCCCACAGCCAGAGCTGATCAAGGGTCTGAGAGCACACACTGATGCTGGTGGCATCATCCTACTCTTCCAAGACGACAAGGTCAGTGGGCTTCAGCTCCTCAAGGATGGCCAATGGATTGATGTTCCACCGATGCGACACTCCATTGTCATCAACCTAGGTGATCAGCTTGAG GTGATCACCAATGGCAAGTACAAGAGCGTGATGCACCGGGTGATCGCCCAAACTGATGGAAACAGAATGTCATTAGCATCATTCTACAACCCAGGCAGTGATGCAGTCATCTACCCAGCACCAGCATTGGtggagaaagaaaaggagaCAAGCGAAGTGTACCCGAAATTCGTGTTTGAGGACTACATGAAGCTTTATGCTGGTTTGAAGTTCCAGGCCAAGGAACCAAGGTTTGAGGCCATGAAGGCAATGGAACCTACTGTTAATTTGGGTCCCATTGCCACAGTTTGA